The following are from one region of the Salvia splendens isolate huo1 chromosome 2, SspV2, whole genome shotgun sequence genome:
- the LOC121765389 gene encoding uncharacterized protein LOC121765389 has protein sequence MMLVIRPEFPEWPDKETAAWAMVEQKANSLNIPLSLRMIKKKLQLEEGFAGGSEEAEAGGSCSVKAAFASMVFIIVELQSCALHMREAMCDEDLDVITSKVQKELHFSFVWLFQQVFSRTPALMLHVMVLLANFSVHSTSHNAAMVEPFQHRQGQQYQVFGSSLSMMEEKTEGGLGSPSIYLTDEFGSMAEMLLWDSMVDEAKKTREGVDVDHDTMKHFVSPVAVEIENDSYDDFLRADLLYQIKLSFEPNNALLLCNYARFLHLVARDYQRSEECFRRAVQVTPPDGESFSEYANFLWTVRKDYLAAEETYLQAMALEPHNSYFASRYANFLWSTGGEDTCFPLNNSSNSNV, from the exons ATGATGCTAGTGATCAGACCGGAGTTCCCAGAGTGGCCGGATAAGGAAACGGCTGCTTGGGCGATGGTTGAACAGAAGGCGAATAGTTTGAACATTCCCCTCTCTCTTAGGATGATCAAGAAGAAGCTGCAGCTTGAGGAGGGCTTTGCTGGTGGCTCCGAGGAGGCAGAGGCGGGTGGCTCTTGCTCAGTGAAGGCGGCCTTTGCCTCGATGGTGTTCATCATCGTTGAGCTGCAAAGCTGTGCCTTGCACATGAGGGAAGCTATGTGTGATGAGGATTTAGATGTGATCACGTCTAAGGTACAGAAGGAGTTGCATTTCTCATTCGTGTGGCTGTTCCAGCAGGTGTTCTCGAGGACACCGGCTTTGATGCTGCACGTGATGGTGCTCTTGGCTAATTTCAGTGTACATTCGACCTCCCACAACGCCGCGATGGTGGAGCCTTTTCAGCATAGGCAAGGGCAGCAGTATCAAGTGTTTGGCTCGTCGTTGTCTATGATGGAGGAGAAGACTGAAGGTGGTTTAGGGAGTCCGAGCATTTATCTGACTGATGAGTTTGGGAGCATGGCAGAGATGTTGTTGTGGGACTCAATGGTTGATGAGGCTAAGAAGACAAGGGAAGGCGTGGACGTGGATCACGACACCATGAAACATTTTGTTTCACCCGTGGCTGTGGAGATCGAGAACGATAGCTATGACGATTTTCTCAGGGCGGACCTCTTGTACCAGATTAAATTATCTTTCGAACCTAATAATGCACTCTTGCTATGCAACTATGCGCGATTTCTGCATCTCGTTGCACGCGATTATCAGAG GTCCGAGGAATGCTTCAGGCGGGCAGTACAAGTAACGCCACCGGATGGAGAATCCTTCAGTGAATACGCCAACTTCCTATGGACAGTGAGGAAGGACTATTTGGCGGCCGAGGAGACCTACCTACAAGCTATGGCGCTCGAGCCACACAACTCCTACTTCGCCTCTAGATACGCCAACTTTTTGTGGAGCACTGGTGGCGAAGACACCTGCTTCCCTCTCAACAATTCCTCCAACTCGAACGTGTAG